In one window of Amblyraja radiata isolate CabotCenter1 chromosome 29, sAmbRad1.1.pri, whole genome shotgun sequence DNA:
- the LOC116989470 gene encoding cytochrome b-c1 complex subunit 10, with product MLERVLGPRYAQLLRNWIPTMTTWGAVGSVAFIYVTDWKVIVGRIPYIKGKFKTE from the exons ATGTTGGAGCGGGTACTGGGGCCGAGATACGCGCAGCTGCTGAGGAACTG GATTCCAACAATGACAACTTGGGGAGCTGTGGGGAGTGTAGCATTTATATATGTTACAGACTGGAAAGTAATAGTTGGTCGTATCCCATACATAAAAGGAAAATTCAAGACTGAATGA